Proteins co-encoded in one Streptomyces sp. NBC_01283 genomic window:
- a CDS encoding AAA family ATPase, protein MLYVITGPPASGKSSWIDSHAKPTDIVIDLDRITRALTGPGAPAWNQDPIQLRVAHRARYAAMDEAFTLRDKTDVYLIHTMPSAKARARYKRLDAKVITVDPGRDVVMQRIEAMRDPAMKRVAARWYNSRRAASHITAGGSPLTW, encoded by the coding sequence ATGCTGTACGTCATCACCGGCCCGCCGGCCTCGGGCAAGAGCAGCTGGATCGACAGCCACGCCAAGCCGACCGACATCGTCATCGACCTGGACCGCATCACCCGCGCGCTCACCGGACCCGGCGCCCCCGCCTGGAACCAGGACCCCATCCAGCTGCGCGTCGCCCACCGTGCCCGCTACGCAGCCATGGACGAGGCGTTCACGCTTCGTGACAAGACCGACGTGTACCTCATCCACACCATGCCCAGCGCCAAGGCCAGGGCCCGCTACAAGCGCCTAGACGCCAAGGTCATCACCGTCGACCCCGGCCGCGACGTCGTCATGCAGCGCATCGAAGCCATGCGCGACCCGGCCATGAAGAGGGTCGCCGCCCGCTGGTACAACTCCCGACGGGCCGCCTCCCACATCACCGCCGGCGGCTCCCCACTCACGTGGTGA
- a CDS encoding conjugal transfer protein, with the protein MTRTLNAWQITVLSVATVLMIAVGGFGGWGTYTNVAAQFHRGATAAGVVAAGEGLALVLALTMLCLTMLGQASPKVVRLGLWLAPVGACATGVTIARTTGEAIVYGLTPMAMSGAAEGLGLIARRVTIYRTGVDAEQMRRNADAVQQIAYQQAVAQHHPDEETRNKALRDSWTLAEKVGQGDAQLGAELVDVQRIRIRDGADTALGGMYGRQTLTAKASPDRSAQAVLRRRFAEMDPADAVRIARDAQPDMTPAELASLLVGYGVVIDSVQVALVLGERPPEYEVHRPDAADALQVAALEAVTLEAAVVEAASTLGPDAKAREIAEYLERHRRLVVAEPYIRTALSREAKRQQGGAPAKPMEGGYN; encoded by the coding sequence GTGACGCGCACCCTGAACGCCTGGCAGATCACCGTCCTGTCCGTCGCGACCGTTCTCATGATCGCCGTCGGAGGCTTCGGAGGCTGGGGCACCTACACCAACGTCGCAGCCCAGTTCCACCGCGGCGCCACCGCCGCCGGTGTCGTCGCCGCCGGCGAGGGCCTGGCCCTCGTCCTCGCGCTGACGATGCTGTGCCTGACCATGCTCGGCCAGGCCTCACCGAAGGTCGTCCGCCTCGGCCTGTGGCTCGCCCCCGTCGGAGCCTGCGCCACAGGCGTCACCATCGCCCGCACCACAGGCGAGGCCATCGTCTACGGGCTGACCCCGATGGCGATGTCCGGCGCCGCCGAGGGCCTCGGCCTGATCGCCCGCCGCGTCACCATCTACCGCACCGGTGTGGATGCGGAGCAGATGCGCCGCAACGCCGACGCCGTCCAGCAGATCGCGTACCAGCAGGCCGTCGCCCAGCACCACCCCGACGAGGAGACCCGCAACAAGGCGCTGCGCGACAGCTGGACGCTGGCCGAGAAGGTCGGCCAGGGCGACGCCCAGCTCGGCGCCGAACTCGTCGACGTGCAGCGCATCCGCATCCGTGACGGCGCCGACACCGCCCTCGGCGGCATGTACGGACGACAGACCCTCACGGCGAAGGCCAGTCCCGACCGGTCGGCGCAGGCCGTTCTGCGGCGCCGCTTCGCCGAGATGGACCCGGCGGATGCGGTGCGGATCGCACGTGATGCGCAGCCGGATATGACGCCCGCCGAACTCGCCTCCCTGCTCGTCGGCTACGGCGTCGTCATCGACTCCGTACAGGTCGCCCTGGTCCTCGGGGAGCGGCCACCGGAGTACGAGGTGCATCGACCGGATGCGGCTGATGCGCTGCAGGTCGCCGCGCTGGAGGCCGTGACGTTGGAGGCCGCCGTCGTTGAGGCCGCATCCACTCTCGGCCCGGACGCCAAGGCCCGCGAGATCGCCGAGTACTTGGAGCGCCACCGCCGCCTCGTCGTCGCCGAGCCGTACATCCGTACCGCGCTCTCACGCGAGGCGAAGCGCCAGCAGGGCGGGGCCCCGGCCAAGCCGATGGAAGGCGGGTACAACTGA
- a CDS encoding terminase, with product MPEPGFGVQTPRLFTAPPAFLSSSGQEAVELAAMAGLDLFPWQQHVLDVGMREREDGNWSAFEIAVNVARQNGKGGVIEARELAGLFLLKERLIIHSAHEFKTSRVAFQRIQSLILGCPDLRKRVKRMLCNTTETSITLTTGECLQFIARSGGSGRGWTGDCNILDEDMILGDDAMGALMPTMSAVPNPQLWYLGSAGIGAPSVQLARLRRRALAALEAGVPDPSLAYFEWSVDPHVDECPPGCADHDDADDPAAWAKANPSLGYLITPEYVRNERASLGSSGIFERERLGVGDYPSDEADTWQVIGEDAWRALAVSDAKRSAPVAFCIDMTPERSHAAICAAFRWRGGVHVTVVEHRPGVGWIVERAKELHKKWKPRCWVVDPASPAASLIDALEDEDDGLGIEVVKPKAREMAAACGQFYDAVSAQELTHFDDAPLASALAGAQQRPLGDAWAWARRIVSVDISPLVAATLAKWGLGAEVEEPKDIMQSVW from the coding sequence GTGCCTGAGCCTGGCTTCGGCGTCCAGACGCCGCGGTTGTTCACCGCCCCTCCCGCGTTCCTGTCCTCGTCCGGGCAGGAGGCTGTCGAGCTGGCGGCGATGGCGGGCCTGGACCTCTTCCCCTGGCAGCAGCACGTGCTGGACGTCGGGATGCGGGAGCGCGAGGACGGCAACTGGTCCGCGTTCGAGATCGCGGTGAACGTCGCCCGGCAGAACGGCAAGGGCGGCGTGATCGAAGCGAGAGAGCTGGCCGGGCTGTTCCTCCTCAAGGAACGGCTGATCATCCACTCGGCGCACGAGTTCAAGACGAGCCGCGTCGCGTTCCAGCGAATCCAGTCACTCATCCTTGGATGCCCTGACCTGCGCAAACGCGTCAAGCGGATGTTGTGCAACACCACAGAGACGTCGATCACGCTGACCACCGGGGAGTGCCTGCAGTTCATTGCCCGCTCGGGTGGCTCGGGGCGTGGCTGGACCGGTGACTGCAACATCCTCGACGAGGACATGATCCTTGGCGACGACGCCATGGGCGCGCTGATGCCGACGATGTCGGCCGTCCCGAACCCGCAGCTCTGGTACCTGGGTTCGGCAGGGATCGGCGCCCCGTCCGTGCAGCTGGCGCGGCTGCGGCGCCGTGCGCTGGCCGCGCTGGAGGCCGGTGTCCCGGATCCGTCGCTGGCGTACTTCGAGTGGTCGGTGGATCCGCACGTGGACGAGTGCCCGCCGGGCTGCGCGGACCACGACGATGCTGATGACCCGGCGGCCTGGGCCAAGGCCAACCCCAGCCTCGGCTACCTGATCACGCCCGAGTACGTGCGCAACGAGCGCGCGTCGCTGGGCTCGTCGGGCATCTTCGAGCGCGAGCGGCTCGGCGTGGGCGACTACCCCTCGGACGAGGCCGACACGTGGCAGGTCATCGGGGAGGACGCCTGGCGGGCCCTGGCGGTCTCCGACGCGAAGCGGTCGGCGCCGGTGGCGTTCTGTATCGACATGACGCCCGAGCGATCGCATGCGGCGATCTGCGCGGCCTTCCGCTGGCGCGGTGGCGTGCACGTCACCGTCGTCGAGCACCGGCCCGGCGTGGGCTGGATCGTCGAGCGCGCCAAGGAGCTGCACAAGAAGTGGAAGCCGCGCTGCTGGGTCGTGGACCCGGCGAGCCCGGCCGCCTCGCTGATCGACGCACTGGAGGACGAGGACGACGGCTTGGGCATCGAGGTGGTCAAGCCCAAGGCGCGCGAGATGGCGGCCGCGTGCGGCCAGTTCTACGACGCGGTATCCGCGCAGGAGCTGACGCACTTCGATGATGCGCCGCTCGCTTCCGCGCTGGCCGGCGCGCAGCAGCGTCCGCTGGGTGACGCGTGGGCGTGGGCCCGGCGGATCGTGTCCGTGGACATCAGTCCGCTGGTCGCGGCGACGCTGGCCAAGTGGGGCCTGGGCGCTGAGGTCGAGGAACCGAAAGACATCATGCAAAGCGTCTGGTGA
- a CDS encoding phage portal protein, which yields MKWWPFRRSALKRAISYQDVWGSGGDPAVLRGGSQERALRLGPVYAATRLLADSVASLPLKSYLAAGDDRLRAPMPPLFRRPAATGTRYDWLHRCMTSLTLRGNAYGLIVAWGPDGWPSQIEWLHPDDVSIQDNLAAVPVWYYKGRRLEDGQLFHVPAYTVPGQILGLSPIAYFATTTEAGLLANQFGRDWFANGSTPSAVLETDMVVDRDAATILKARFKEAAEGRDVVALGNGVKYRAISVPANESQFLETIKATANQIAAIYGVPPEKVGGETGGSLTYATVEQNSIDLLTWTLRPWLARLEEAFSWLRPPTEEARFNVDAMLRTDTLTRYQTYRIARAIGLHNIDELRRLEDEEPLPGGMGQSYEPLVKVAKDESE from the coding sequence ATGAAGTGGTGGCCCTTCCGCCGGTCGGCGTTGAAGCGTGCGATCTCGTATCAGGACGTGTGGGGGTCGGGCGGGGACCCGGCTGTCCTGCGCGGTGGCAGCCAGGAACGGGCACTGCGCCTGGGACCCGTGTACGCCGCTACGCGGCTGCTCGCGGACTCCGTGGCATCCCTGCCACTGAAGAGCTATCTGGCGGCGGGAGACGACCGCCTGCGCGCCCCCATGCCCCCGCTCTTCCGGCGTCCGGCGGCGACCGGTACGCGCTACGACTGGCTGCACCGGTGCATGACTTCGCTGACGCTGCGCGGCAACGCCTACGGGCTGATCGTCGCGTGGGGGCCCGACGGCTGGCCGAGCCAGATCGAGTGGCTGCACCCGGACGATGTGAGCATCCAGGACAACCTCGCGGCCGTGCCGGTCTGGTACTACAAGGGGCGCCGCCTCGAGGACGGGCAGCTCTTCCACGTTCCCGCCTATACGGTGCCCGGCCAGATCCTGGGGCTCTCGCCCATCGCCTACTTCGCGACGACGACCGAGGCCGGTCTGCTGGCCAACCAGTTCGGCCGCGACTGGTTCGCCAACGGCTCCACCCCGAGCGCCGTCCTGGAGACGGACATGGTCGTCGACCGCGACGCGGCCACGATCCTGAAGGCGCGGTTCAAGGAAGCAGCCGAGGGCCGCGACGTCGTGGCGCTGGGCAACGGCGTGAAGTACCGGGCGATCTCGGTCCCGGCGAACGAGTCGCAGTTCCTGGAGACCATCAAGGCCACCGCCAACCAGATCGCCGCGATCTACGGCGTGCCCCCGGAGAAGGTCGGCGGCGAGACCGGCGGATCGCTGACCTACGCCACGGTCGAGCAGAACAGCATCGACCTGCTGACGTGGACGCTGCGGCCGTGGCTGGCCCGCCTCGAGGAAGCGTTCTCATGGCTGCGCCCGCCGACGGAAGAGGCGCGGTTCAACGTCGACGCGATGCTGCGCACCGACACCCTCACCCGCTACCAGACCTACCGGATCGCGCGCGCGATCGGCCTGCACAACATCGACGAGCTGCGGCGCCTGGAAGACGAAGAGCCCCTGCCCGGTGGCATGGGGCAGAGCTACGAGCCACTGGTCAAGGTGGCCAAGGACGAAAGCGAGTAG
- a CDS encoding HNH endonuclease, with product MAGIRNGRPYRRLVAAQKALGLPCWRCGHNIPANVDGTRHPLAFTLDHLIPLSRGGSLLDPANARSAHRRCNSARGNRPDPVRQARAPMRW from the coding sequence GTGGCCGGCATACGCAACGGGCGCCCATACCGCCGCCTCGTCGCCGCACAGAAGGCGCTCGGCCTCCCGTGCTGGCGCTGCGGCCACAACATCCCCGCCAACGTCGACGGCACGCGCCACCCCCTCGCCTTCACCCTCGACCACCTCATCCCGCTCAGCCGAGGCGGATCACTCCTCGACCCGGCCAACGCCCGCTCAGCACACCGGCGCTGCAACAGCGCGCGAGGCAACCGGCCCGACCCGGTACGGCAGGCGCGAGCCCCGATGAGGTGGTGA